The following proteins come from a genomic window of Pseudomonas marvdashtae:
- a CDS encoding LysR family transcriptional regulator, producing the protein MRRKIPSTAALISFEAAARHESFTKAAQELSLTQGAICRQVASLEDFLGVELFRRSRRGVKLTEAGLSYSRRVATQLDAVERDTLSVMGHTGANVIELAVVPTFGTQWLLPRLKDFQKQHPEVTVNLTNRTRPFLFADTEFDAAIYFGDADWSGTESHKLMGENPMPVCSPTLLGNQKTLTPATIAEMPLLQQTTRPYAWRQWFNSQELNIPRDLTGPRYELFSMLAQAAMHDMGIALIPPFLIQRELAEGRLVIANRNGLSSIKAYYLMIPERKVESASLQAFRDWLVQQANNYVPEN; encoded by the coding sequence ATGCGTCGCAAAATTCCCAGCACCGCCGCCTTGATCAGTTTCGAGGCCGCCGCCCGACACGAGAGCTTTACCAAGGCTGCCCAAGAACTGTCACTCACCCAAGGGGCCATCTGCCGACAGGTCGCCAGCCTGGAGGATTTCCTCGGCGTTGAGTTGTTCCGCCGTTCGAGGCGTGGCGTCAAACTGACCGAGGCAGGCCTTTCCTATAGTCGTCGGGTTGCGACGCAATTGGACGCGGTCGAACGCGACACCCTTTCAGTCATGGGCCATACCGGCGCGAACGTTATCGAGCTAGCGGTCGTTCCAACGTTCGGCACCCAGTGGCTATTGCCGCGCCTGAAGGACTTTCAGAAGCAGCACCCTGAAGTCACGGTCAACCTGACCAATCGCACGCGCCCCTTTCTCTTTGCTGACACCGAGTTTGACGCGGCCATCTACTTCGGCGATGCCGATTGGTCCGGCACCGAATCCCACAAGCTAATGGGTGAGAACCCGATGCCGGTATGCAGCCCCACCTTACTGGGCAATCAGAAGACGCTGACGCCGGCCACCATTGCCGAAATGCCACTGCTCCAGCAAACCACGCGACCCTATGCCTGGCGGCAGTGGTTCAATTCCCAGGAGCTAAACATCCCACGCGACCTGACAGGCCCGCGTTATGAACTATTCTCCATGCTGGCCCAAGCGGCGATGCACGACATGGGGATTGCGCTGATCCCACCGTTTTTGATTCAGCGAGAATTGGCTGAAGGACGTCTGGTCATCGCCAACCGCAACGGATTGTCGAGCATCAAGGCTTATTACCTGATGATCCCGGAACGAAAAGTGGAATCCGCATCTCTCCAGGCTTTCCGCGACTGGCTAGTCCAACAAGCGAACAACTATGTACCTGAAAATTAA